One genomic segment of Pedobacter endophyticus includes these proteins:
- a CDS encoding quinone-dependent dihydroorotate dehydrogenase, whose translation MYRLIKPIFFKFDPENVHYFVVKRLKWFNDKFPLGKTIIRSSFDVHIKGLEKEVFGIKFRNPVGLAAGFDKNGEYVEALSNLGFGFIEVGTVTPMPQPGNDKPRMFRLPSDQALINRMGFNNKGVDVMAERLRLLKDKHPEIVVGGNIGKNKATPNEDAVSDYIKCFDRLFDVVDYFVVNVSSPNTPGLRELQEKEPLKKILNTLQQRNGKNDISRPILLKIAPDLTDAQLDDIIEIVAETNIAGIIATNTTISRENLATDKSLAGELGGLSGKPVKERSTEVIRYLSEKSNKAFPIIGVGGIHSAKDAQQKLDAGASLIQLYTGFIYEGPGLIKSICKSLIK comes from the coding sequence ATGTATCGCCTTATTAAACCAATATTTTTCAAGTTTGACCCCGAAAATGTACATTATTTCGTAGTGAAGCGTCTGAAGTGGTTTAATGACAAGTTTCCGCTCGGAAAAACCATCATTCGCAGTAGCTTCGATGTACATATTAAAGGGCTCGAAAAAGAGGTTTTTGGCATTAAGTTTCGCAATCCCGTTGGTTTGGCCGCGGGCTTTGATAAAAATGGCGAATATGTAGAGGCACTTAGTAATTTGGGATTTGGCTTTATCGAAGTCGGTACCGTTACGCCGATGCCGCAACCCGGAAACGATAAGCCACGTATGTTCCGCTTACCGAGCGATCAGGCACTAATTAACCGGATGGGCTTTAACAATAAAGGTGTTGATGTGATGGCAGAACGCCTGCGCTTGCTTAAAGATAAGCACCCCGAAATTGTGGTTGGCGGCAATATTGGCAAAAACAAGGCCACCCCAAACGAAGATGCCGTTAGCGATTATATTAAATGTTTCGACAGGTTATTTGATGTTGTAGATTACTTTGTAGTAAACGTAAGCTCGCCCAATACCCCGGGGTTGCGAGAATTGCAGGAAAAAGAACCACTGAAAAAAATACTGAACACACTGCAGCAACGCAACGGAAAAAACGACATTTCGCGACCGATCTTACTAAAGATTGCTCCTGATTTAACCGATGCGCAACTCGATGACATTATAGAAATTGTTGCCGAAACCAATATTGCAGGAATTATAGCCACAAATACAACCATCAGCAGAGAAAACCTTGCAACCGATAAAAGTTTGGCCGGAGAATTGGGCGGTTTAAGTGGCAAGCCCGTAAAAGAACGCTCAACCGAAGTAATCAGGTATCTTTCAGAAAAATCAAACAAGGCATTTCCCATTATTGGCGTGGGCGGAATCCACTCGGCAAAGGATGCACAACAGAAACTCGACGCCGGGGCCAGTTTGATTCAGCTTTACACAGGTTTTATTTACGAAGGCCCGGGATTGATCAAATCGATCTGCAAATCGCTTATTAAATAA
- a CDS encoding aspartate aminotransferase family protein, with amino-acid sequence MNKAKSEALLARRRNAVANGVGVFNTATVQSAKGAIIIDVDGNELIDFTGGIGVINAGHCPQPVIDAITQQAQKYIHTSFNVVTYEPYIALCEKLNSIFPHGGKGKTMLVSTGAEAVENAIKIAKQATKRSAVICYTGAFHGRTLMAMTLTSKTSYANGCGPFAPEVYRIDYPDFYKNGAGKAESEFVVNELQKLEEFFKTNVSHQDVAAIIIELVQGEGGFTVAPKAYITGLRKICDKYGIVLIFDEVQTGFGRTAAWGAVEHFDVQPDISTWAKSMGSGLPIGAVIGRQEVMDAAAPGTVGGTYIGNPLACAASLATIKYMEEINLNEKAKNVGNIVSKRFDKLKSQYPQIGEVRGLGAMLAMEFVKNNNPQQPDTELCTKLVEACAEKGLIVISAGLYKNVLRILVPLVISEELLNKGLDIIEGELTKLTA; translated from the coding sequence ATGAATAAAGCAAAAAGCGAAGCGCTTTTGGCACGCAGAAGAAATGCGGTGGCCAATGGAGTAGGGGTTTTTAATACCGCCACTGTACAATCGGCAAAAGGGGCAATTATTATTGATGTAGATGGAAACGAACTCATCGATTTTACCGGGGGAATCGGCGTAATTAATGCAGGCCATTGCCCTCAGCCTGTAATTGACGCTATTACTCAACAGGCGCAAAAATATATTCATACCAGTTTTAATGTGGTTACTTACGAACCGTACATTGCGTTATGCGAAAAACTGAACAGCATTTTCCCGCATGGCGGAAAGGGCAAAACCATGTTGGTAAGTACAGGTGCAGAGGCGGTAGAAAACGCCATCAAAATTGCCAAACAAGCAACAAAGCGTAGCGCTGTTATTTGTTACACCGGCGCTTTTCATGGCCGCACCTTAATGGCTATGACGCTGACCTCCAAAACATCGTATGCTAATGGTTGCGGACCGTTCGCCCCGGAAGTATACCGCATCGATTATCCCGATTTTTACAAAAACGGAGCCGGAAAGGCCGAAAGCGAATTTGTAGTCAATGAACTGCAAAAGCTCGAGGAATTTTTCAAAACAAACGTTAGTCATCAGGATGTTGCAGCCATAATTATCGAATTGGTGCAAGGCGAGGGTGGCTTCACCGTAGCGCCAAAAGCGTACATAACAGGTTTGCGCAAAATTTGCGATAAATACGGTATTGTGTTAATATTTGATGAAGTGCAAACCGGATTTGGAAGAACAGCTGCATGGGGAGCCGTAGAACATTTCGATGTTCAGCCAGATATCTCCACCTGGGCAAAATCGATGGGATCGGGCTTGCCCATTGGCGCTGTAATCGGAAGACAAGAAGTGATGGATGCGGCCGCTCCCGGTACCGTCGGCGGAACATACATCGGCAACCCCTTGGCCTGTGCTGCATCGTTGGCCACTATAAAATACATGGAAGAGATTAACCTCAACGAAAAGGCAAAAAATGTGGGCAACATTGTTAGCAAGCGGTTCGATAAATTAAAATCCCAATACCCTCAAATTGGCGAAGTTAGGGGGCTTGGCGCTATGTTAGCGATGGAATTTGTTAAAAACAACAACCCTCAACAACCCGATACCGAGCTTTGTACCAAATTGGTTGAAGCCTGTGCCGAAAAAGGACTAATAGTAATCTCGGCCGGCCTTTACAAAAATGTTTTGAGGATTCTCGTTCCCTTGGTTATTTCCGAAGAGCTTTTAAATAAGGGATTAGACATTATTGAAGGCGAATTAACCAAACTAACCGCATAA
- a CDS encoding carbon-nitrogen hydrolase family protein, producing MKPFSIGGIQMHVSANERNIPLMKHKIDVMCSVYPWVQMVVFSELSAYGPLTYYAQEYPNNDELEFQEIAKRYGIWLIPGSMFYKRDGKIFNTAIVINPLGEIVGRYDKMFPFYPYEVGVTGGDQFLMWDVPGIGKFGLSICYDMWFPETSRTLAVNGVEVIIHPTLTGTIDRDIELALVQATAATNQCYVFDINGLAEGGTGRSIICGPDGRVLYKASTGPELIPIELDLERVKKSREDGLLRLGQPLKSFRDRQVAFDIYEKGRTYPELDKLGPLAKPTRLKEIEEALASQYPGNNMQQPGI from the coding sequence ATGAAACCATTTTCAATAGGAGGCATCCAAATGCACGTATCAGCTAACGAGCGAAATATCCCGTTGATGAAACATAAAATCGACGTAATGTGCTCCGTTTACCCCTGGGTACAAATGGTGGTATTTAGCGAACTTAGCGCATACGGCCCACTCACTTACTACGCACAAGAATATCCTAATAACGATGAGCTCGAATTTCAGGAAATTGCCAAACGTTACGGCATCTGGCTCATCCCCGGCAGCATGTTTTACAAGCGAGACGGAAAAATATTTAACACTGCAATTGTAATTAATCCCCTCGGCGAAATTGTAGGCCGATACGATAAGATGTTTCCTTTCTATCCTTATGAGGTTGGCGTAACCGGAGGCGATCAATTCTTAATGTGGGATGTTCCCGGAATCGGCAAGTTTGGTCTTTCTATTTGTTACGACATGTGGTTCCCGGAAACTTCCCGAACATTGGCCGTTAACGGCGTTGAAGTGATTATTCACCCAACATTAACCGGAACGATTGACAGGGATATTGAGTTGGCCTTGGTTCAGGCAACTGCAGCCACAAACCAGTGCTATGTTTTTGACATTAACGGATTGGCAGAAGGCGGCACAGGCCGTTCGATTATTTGTGGTCCCGATGGAAGGGTTTTATATAAAGCAAGTACAGGCCCCGAGTTAATCCCGATCGAACTCGATTTAGAAAGAGTTAAAAAGAGCCGGGAAGATGGATTGTTGAGATTGGGTCAGCCACTTAAAAGTTTCAGAGACAGGCAAGTGGCGTTTGATATCTACGAAAAAGGACGAACTTACCCAGAACTGGATAAGCTTGGCCCATTGGCAAAGCCAACCAGATTAAAAGAGATTGAGGAAGCACTTGCTAGTCAATATCCGGGCAATAACATGCAGCAACCTGGTATTTAA
- a CDS encoding PIN domain-containing protein, producing the protein MKIIVDTNIVFSAILNSNSLIGKIILNSKHHFQFFTCNYLKIEIQRHRHKLLKITKLTNSELFELEELFTHKIKFIDERLILKNTLIETEAQLKTIDPSDAVFVALTKQLKGKLWTGDMQLCRGLRAKGFNDIILTAELATLLSSLK; encoded by the coding sequence ATGAAAATAATCGTTGATACAAATATTGTTTTTAGTGCAATTCTCAATTCTAATAGTCTCATCGGAAAAATTATTTTAAACTCTAAACATCATTTTCAATTTTTTACATGCAATTACTTGAAAATTGAAATTCAAAGACATCGTCATAAACTTCTAAAAATTACAAAGTTAACAAATAGTGAGTTATTTGAACTTGAAGAGCTCTTTACTCACAAAATCAAATTCATCGACGAACGCCTTATCCTAAAGAATACGTTAATCGAAACCGAAGCCCAGCTGAAAACAATTGATCCCAGTGATGCGGTATTTGTCGCATTGACAAAGCAATTGAAAGGCAAACTATGGACAGGTGATATGCAACTTTGTCGCGGGTTAAGGGCTAAAGGTTTTAATGATATTATTCTAACCGCTGAACTGGCCACATTGCTCAGCAGCTTGAAGTAG
- a CDS encoding VOC family protein, protein MKSPPRRPQTNEIKISGSFISWFEIPALNFERAVNFYNYIYQITMETNFMNGYSMAFFPGESEISGAIIFGEGSVPSDKGLLIYLNGGNDLDLVLNRIEPAGGRVLMPKQIINETAGYFALFIDSEGNKMALHSNN, encoded by the coding sequence ATGAAATCACCGCCGAGGCGACCACAAACAAACGAAATAAAAATAAGCGGAAGCTTTATCAGCTGGTTCGAAATACCGGCACTAAACTTTGAAAGAGCAGTAAACTTTTACAATTACATCTATCAAATTACCATGGAAACCAATTTCATGAACGGCTATTCTATGGCGTTTTTTCCCGGCGAAAGTGAAATAAGCGGGGCCATCATTTTTGGCGAGGGCTCGGTGCCAAGCGATAAAGGACTGCTAATTTATTTAAACGGAGGCAATGACCTCGATCTTGTTTTAAACAGAATAGAGCCCGCTGGAGGAAGAGTGCTCATGCCCAAACAAATAATTAATGAAACTGCCGGATATTTCGCCCTATTTATCGATAGCGAAGGAAATAAAATGGCACTTCATTCTAACAACTAG
- a CDS encoding aminotransferase class I/II-fold pyridoxal phosphate-dependent enzyme, which yields MIEEVTYNKKYKAKDYFNIAQYRSDSWNNLKLVANHFSKNNFELSAPDTFTERIASSFVALKTIEHYFAYPGVKYIESLEEMYKKGQYAAFTHSISEVVRSLISESYRTNRGATETDEKRKKMLGDAKLLKPKKQNYFEVIVVDDLSDGEREKVRSKFEQLKADNDQFTYDVIFFSNLEDALIALLFNPNIQTAIIRSGINKKSPLDLTSIQSFIVGLEGIKLEETDNLDLGLNLGKIIKLLRPEIDLFYISDISVSQLSDSTLDCFNRVFYRTEDLQEIHLSVLHAVKERYKTPFFSALVDYSKKPTGVFHAMPISRGNSIFRSSWLEDFGNFYGKNIFLAETSATTGGLDSLLQPTGPLKKAQELASKAYGSLNTFFVTNGTSTANKIVLQALVRPEDLVLIDRDCHKSHHYGMVLSGSLPVYLDSYPVEEYSMYGAVPLSEIKHRLLKLQNAGRLSNVKMLLLTNCTFDGIVYNVQKVMHEILAIKPDMIFLWDEAWFAFAGFTPIYKQRTAMYSARMLQKRYKSEAYRKEFEENKKSENPVPMPDPDLVKIRVYATQSTHKTLSSLRQGSMIHIYDELFKRKVEDSFHEAYKTHTSTSPSYQILASLDAGRRQVMFEGYEMVEKSIEMAMVLRSKIVTHPRLKKYFDVLTVENNIPEEYRTSGIFEYYNAKDGWTRMEEAWANDEFVLDPTKINLYIGRTGVDGDTFKNKFLMDQFGIQINKTSRNSVLFMTNIGTTRSSVAYLISVLLKIANQLDEEREAMSEVQLKIVNKNIKSLTEDLPPLPDFSHFHSSFQAVPGVPGGNIREAYFLSYDETKCEFIKREDCREALESGREIVSASFVIPYPPGFPILVPGQVLSNEILEFFINLDVKEIHGYRDELGLRIFTKKALNRKKTATAMMGAGAMNRTATKFN from the coding sequence ATGATCGAAGAAGTAACATACAACAAAAAGTATAAAGCCAAAGACTATTTTAATATTGCCCAATATCGCAGCGACTCATGGAACAACCTGAAGCTGGTAGCCAATCATTTCTCTAAAAATAATTTCGAGCTTTCAGCACCGGATACATTTACCGAGCGGATTGCAAGTTCCTTTGTAGCGCTGAAAACAATAGAGCACTACTTTGCCTATCCGGGTGTAAAATACATCGAATCGTTAGAAGAAATGTACAAAAAGGGCCAATATGCGGCCTTTACGCATTCCATTTCGGAGGTAGTGCGGTCGCTGATTAGCGAAAGCTACAGAACGAACAGGGGTGCTACTGAAACTGACGAAAAAAGGAAGAAAATGCTGGGCGATGCCAAATTGCTGAAGCCCAAAAAGCAAAATTACTTTGAGGTAATCGTTGTTGACGACCTGAGCGACGGGGAGCGTGAGAAAGTGCGCTCGAAGTTTGAGCAGCTCAAAGCCGATAATGACCAGTTTACCTACGATGTGATCTTTTTTTCCAATTTGGAAGATGCGCTCATCGCTTTATTGTTTAATCCAAATATACAAACGGCCATTATCCGTTCTGGCATCAATAAAAAATCACCGCTCGATTTAACCTCAATACAGTCGTTTATCGTTGGCCTCGAAGGGATAAAACTTGAAGAAACAGATAATCTCGACCTGGGTTTAAACCTCGGGAAAATTATTAAACTGCTGCGTCCCGAAATCGATTTGTTTTACATTTCCGATATCTCGGTGTCGCAATTGAGCGATAGCACTTTAGACTGTTTCAATCGTGTTTTTTACCGAACAGAAGATTTGCAGGAAATTCATTTGAGCGTGTTGCATGCCGTTAAAGAGCGGTACAAAACGCCTTTCTTCTCGGCATTGGTAGATTACAGTAAAAAACCAACCGGTGTATTCCACGCCATGCCCATTTCGAGGGGAAATTCTATTTTCAGATCCTCGTGGCTTGAAGACTTCGGAAATTTCTACGGAAAGAACATCTTTTTGGCCGAAACCTCGGCAACCACCGGCGGGCTGGATTCGCTATTGCAGCCAACGGGCCCGTTAAAGAAGGCGCAAGAACTGGCATCGAAAGCCTATGGCTCACTCAATACTTTTTTCGTAACCAATGGAACATCAACGGCCAATAAAATTGTGCTCCAGGCACTGGTTAGGCCCGAGGATTTGGTTTTGATTGACCGCGATTGCCATAAGTCGCATCACTACGGTATGGTGCTTTCGGGCTCGCTGCCCGTGTACTTAGATTCTTATCCGGTTGAAGAATACAGTATGTATGGTGCCGTTCCTTTGAGTGAGATTAAACACAGGCTGCTGAAATTGCAAAATGCAGGGCGATTAAGCAACGTAAAAATGCTGCTGCTTACCAATTGCACTTTCGACGGAATCGTGTACAACGTACAGAAGGTTATGCACGAGATTTTAGCCATCAAACCCGATATGATTTTTCTTTGGGATGAAGCTTGGTTCGCATTTGCAGGTTTTACACCCATATATAAACAGCGCACAGCCATGTATTCGGCCCGGATGCTGCAAAAGAGATACAAAAGTGAAGCTTATCGCAAAGAGTTTGAGGAAAACAAAAAATCCGAAAATCCGGTGCCAATGCCCGATCCCGATCTGGTAAAAATACGGGTTTACGCCACCCAATCTACACACAAAACGTTAAGCTCGCTTCGCCAGGGTTCTATGATCCATATTTACGATGAACTTTTCAAGCGCAAAGTAGAAGATTCCTTTCACGAAGCCTATAAAACCCATACCTCAACATCACCTTCGTACCAAATTCTGGCTTCGTTAGACGCAGGCCGCAGACAAGTGATGTTTGAAGGATATGAAATGGTAGAGAAAAGTATCGAAATGGCGATGGTGCTGCGCTCGAAAATAGTTACGCACCCGCGATTGAAAAAGTATTTCGACGTGCTTACGGTTGAAAATAATATTCCTGAGGAGTACCGAACGTCGGGAATATTTGAATATTACAACGCCAAAGATGGATGGACGCGAATGGAGGAAGCCTGGGCGAATGATGAGTTTGTGTTAGATCCCACAAAAATCAACCTGTACATTGGCCGCACTGGTGTTGATGGCGATACCTTTAAAAATAAGTTTCTGATGGATCAGTTTGGTATTCAGATCAATAAAACTTCCAGAAACTCGGTACTCTTTATGACAAATATCGGAACAACCCGAAGTTCGGTCGCCTACCTCATCAGCGTGTTGTTAAAAATAGCCAATCAGCTAGATGAAGAAAGAGAAGCCATGAGCGAAGTACAGTTGAAGATCGTAAATAAAAATATTAAATCCTTAACCGAAGACCTGCCGCCACTGCCCGATTTTAGTCATTTCCACAGTTCTTTTCAGGCCGTACCCGGTGTACCCGGTGGTAACATCCGCGAAGCCTATTTCTTATCGTACGACGAAACGAAGTGTGAGTTTATCAAACGAGAAGATTGCAGAGAGGCCTTGGAAAGCGGCCGCGAGATTGTGTCCGCATCTTTTGTAATTCCATATCCCCCCGGATTTCCAATCCTCGTTCCCGGGCAAGTACTCAGCAACGAAATACTCGAGTTTTTTATCAATCTCGATGTAAAAGAAATTCATGGATATAGAGATGAACTGGGGCTGAGAATTTTTACCAAAAAGGCCCTCAACAGGAAAAAGACCGCTACTGCCATGATGGGCGCAGGCGCTATGAACAGAACGGCAACTAAATTTAACTAA
- a CDS encoding biotin carboxylase: MSITKTNTVTKTEKKEVLQGLPEIRRFFYRNEKPIYFISATNFNLLGADEWVRKFKFICYIECFDGDHPNVFSPQEELAHEEFTSIEDINNYLLEHKEVVDYIKSRGDGGKALFLMFDERTEELAKKNNLEVCFPSAKMRNFMDNKVNTNRIAEKAGVPCVPYVLTKISSYADLGKKAEALGTDLVIQLPFGDSGHTTFFINDEGSYKKYADEIEKEVEVKVMKRINCRGSAIEACVTQHGTIVAPLMTELVGFKELTPYKGGWCGNEIYADAFTKAIRDKARKYTQLFGDQLKKEGYKGYFELDFLIDQDNDEIYLGELNPRITGASSITNHAVFALADMPLFMFHLLEWMDQPYKIDVNAINARWAKKENIDDWCQLVIKYTEDNIKLVTDAPKSGIWRLTADGGFIYDRMDTHRRAIEDENEAFFLRITRKGDYLYEGADMGILVLRGRLMTDDFELKDRAKVWIDAMKGKYASIDPSAAQLEVVEAEIAETAGFKMM, from the coding sequence ATGTCAATAACCAAAACAAATACAGTAACAAAAACAGAGAAAAAGGAAGTTTTACAAGGATTGCCCGAAATCCGCAGGTTTTTTTACAGGAACGAAAAGCCGATTTATTTTATCAGTGCCACAAATTTTAACCTTTTGGGCGCCGATGAATGGGTTAGAAAATTTAAGTTCATCTGTTACATAGAATGCTTCGATGGCGATCATCCGAACGTATTTTCTCCCCAAGAGGAGTTGGCACACGAAGAATTTACCAGTATTGAAGATATTAATAACTACCTTTTGGAGCACAAAGAGGTTGTAGATTATATAAAAAGCAGGGGCGATGGAGGAAAAGCACTGTTCTTAATGTTTGATGAGCGCACTGAAGAACTAGCCAAAAAGAACAACCTCGAAGTTTGTTTTCCATCCGCAAAAATGCGGAATTTTATGGATAACAAAGTGAACACCAACCGCATTGCCGAAAAAGCAGGTGTGCCTTGTGTTCCTTACGTGTTGACAAAAATTTCGTCGTATGCAGACTTGGGTAAAAAAGCAGAGGCGCTAGGAACGGACCTGGTTATTCAATTGCCGTTTGGCGATTCGGGGCATACAACATTCTTTATTAATGATGAGGGAAGCTATAAAAAATATGCCGACGAGATTGAAAAAGAAGTTGAGGTTAAAGTAATGAAACGCATTAATTGCAGAGGCTCCGCTATTGAGGCCTGCGTTACGCAACATGGAACAATTGTTGCTCCACTAATGACGGAGCTTGTAGGTTTTAAAGAACTAACGCCATATAAAGGCGGTTGGTGCGGAAACGAAATTTATGCCGATGCATTTACCAAAGCCATTCGTGATAAAGCAAGAAAATATACACAGTTATTTGGCGATCAGTTAAAAAAAGAAGGCTACAAGGGATATTTTGAGTTAGACTTTTTGATAGATCAGGATAACGACGAAATTTATTTGGGCGAATTGAACCCAAGGATAACAGGAGCTAGCTCAATTACCAATCATGCCGTTTTTGCGCTGGCCGATATGCCATTGTTTATGTTCCACTTATTGGAATGGATGGACCAGCCTTACAAAATTGATGTCAATGCCATTAACGCTCGTTGGGCAAAAAAGGAAAACATTGATGATTGGTGCCAATTGGTAATTAAATATACCGAAGACAACATTAAACTGGTAACAGATGCACCAAAATCGGGTATTTGGAGGTTGACAGCCGATGGCGGGTTTATTTATGACCGTATGGACACACACAGACGTGCAATTGAAGATGAGAATGAGGCGTTCTTTTTAAGGATTACCCGTAAAGGTGATTACCTGTACGAAGGTGCCGACATGGGAATACTTGTGCTTAGAGGAAGGTTAATGACTGACGATTTTGAACTTAAAGACAGGGCAAAGGTTTGGATTGACGCGATGAAAGGAAAATACGCATCAATTGACCCCAGTGCTGCACAATTGGAAGTAGTTGAAGCTGAAATAGCTGAAACTGCTGGCTTTAAAATGATGTAA
- a CDS encoding C45 family autoproteolytic acyltransferase/hydolase, giving the protein MLISLQSVNEDQVGEKWQKCFNKSWPYYKSWYLQESLVARSGYLTCVEQLEKYMPELLPIYEEVVRLAGGGDLVARYLSMYNPPPFMSGCTQVAWNKPPFSLIRNYDYNPKWFEGNVFKTNWLKPVIGTSDCNWGLLDGMNGDGLAISLTFGGKNRSANGFGIPLIMRYILETCTTTAEAVDCLLRIPSHMSYNITIIDKHGEYRTVYLFPGNTPVVDFENVASNHQQKVEWSAYEELTLTRERKQFLDELVAVPGITRDQVKNRFLYPPLYNQERYRNFATLYGVQYDIGERSATYFWPFKSMKQSFEIFTEERLYININNLNKGEFGKG; this is encoded by the coding sequence ATGCTTATTTCACTTCAAAGTGTAAACGAAGATCAGGTAGGAGAGAAGTGGCAAAAGTGTTTCAATAAATCCTGGCCGTATTATAAAAGCTGGTATTTACAAGAGAGTCTGGTGGCGCGTTCTGGTTATTTGACCTGTGTAGAGCAGTTGGAAAAATACATGCCAGAATTATTGCCCATTTACGAAGAGGTAGTTCGATTGGCAGGCGGCGGCGATTTAGTTGCCCGTTACCTGAGTATGTACAACCCGCCCCCATTTATGAGCGGTTGTACGCAGGTGGCATGGAATAAACCGCCGTTCTCTCTTATTCGAAATTACGATTACAATCCGAAATGGTTTGAGGGCAATGTGTTTAAAACGAATTGGCTTAAACCTGTAATCGGAACATCAGATTGTAATTGGGGGCTGCTTGATGGTATGAATGGCGATGGACTGGCAATCTCGTTAACGTTTGGCGGAAAGAACCGAAGTGCGAACGGATTCGGAATACCGCTGATTATGCGCTACATTTTAGAAACCTGTACAACCACGGCCGAGGCCGTGGATTGTTTACTTAGGATTCCATCGCACATGAGTTACAATATCACCATTATTGATAAGCATGGCGAATACCGAACGGTATATCTCTTTCCGGGGAATACACCTGTTGTCGATTTTGAAAACGTGGCCAGCAATCATCAGCAAAAGGTAGAGTGGTCGGCTTACGAAGAATTGACCCTGACCAGAGAACGCAAACAGTTTTTAGATGAACTGGTTGCCGTGCCGGGCATTACAAGGGATCAGGTAAAGAACAGGTTCCTTTATCCTCCCTTGTACAACCAAGAGCGATATCGGAACTTTGCCACGTTATACGGCGTTCAATATGATATTGGCGAACGGTCTGCCACTTATTTTTGGCCGTTTAAAAGTATGAAACAAAGTTTTGAGATCTTTACCGAAGAGCGGCTGTACATTAATATCAACAATTTAAACAAAGGCGAGTTTGGGAAGGGCTAA